One bacterium DNA segment encodes these proteins:
- a CDS encoding YbaN family protein, whose product MGAPERSGEERRLLSPLVRGLLVVAGSLCLGLGVLGIFLPVLPTTPFLLLTAICYANGSKRLHDRLLATRLGAYIRVWRSKRGIPLRLKIGTLALLAVVITVTAVFFVEALWLRILLGAVLIGVSIHTLSIPTLR is encoded by the coding sequence ATGGGCGCACCCGAACGGTCGGGTGAGGAACGGCGGCTTCTGAGCCCGTTGGTGCGGGGGCTCCTCGTCGTCGCCGGCTCGCTCTGTCTGGGTCTGGGCGTTCTGGGCATCTTCCTCCCCGTCCTCCCCACCACGCCGTTCCTTTTGCTGACCGCCATCTGCTACGCCAACGGCTCCAAGAGGCTCCACGACCGGCTTCTGGCCACCCGCCTCGGGGCTTACATCCGCGTCTGGCGCTCCAAGCGCGGCATCCCCCTCCGCCTGAAAATCGGCACTCTGGCCCTTTTGGCCGTCGTCATCACGGTCACCGCCGTCTTCTTCGTCGAGGCGCTCTGGTTACGTATCCTCCTCGGCGCCGTCCTCATCGGCGTCTCCATCCACACCCTCTCCATCCCCACCCTCCGCTGA
- a CDS encoding deoxyuridine 5'-triphosphate nucleotidohydrolase produces MADSAQLPGPITGDELARLISGSPPLVEGMLDPRTQMTPNGVDLTAAEVSWFSDDTPGRLDFDNSDRLLPETEAIPWREGRLILPPGAYVIRYSEKVNLPRDVLALGKPRSSLLRCGAHLGSAVWDAGYSGRGQGLLVVFNPAGLELTLRARVLQLVFFRLKGETAGYRGGYQGEGT; encoded by the coding sequence CTCGCCCGTCTCATCTCGGGCAGCCCGCCCCTGGTGGAGGGGATGCTCGACCCCCGGACCCAGATGACCCCCAACGGCGTGGACCTGACCGCGGCCGAGGTGTCCTGGTTCTCGGACGACACCCCCGGTCGCCTGGATTTCGATAACTCCGACCGCCTGTTGCCGGAGACGGAGGCCATTCCCTGGCGGGAGGGTCGGCTCATCCTGCCTCCCGGGGCCTACGTCATCCGCTACTCCGAGAAGGTCAATCTACCGCGGGACGTCCTGGCGCTGGGGAAGCCGCGCTCGAGCCTGTTGCGCTGCGGGGCGCACCTGGGCAGCGCGGTTTGGGACGCGGGTTACTCGGGGCGCGGGCAGGGGCTGCTCGTCGTCTTCAACCCCGCCGGCCTGGAATTGACCCTGCGGGCGCGGGTGCTCCAACTGGTGTTCTTCCGTCTGAAGGGGGAGACGGCGGGCTACCGCGGCGGCTACCAGGGCGAGGGGACCTGA